One window of the Streptomyces sp. NBC_00259 genome contains the following:
- a CDS encoding DUF397 domain-containing protein, protein MAETITTGQPLTGWDKPDLDLSQAEWRSGSQGAGDVQIAFVEGFIAMRNGGRPESPSLIFTPAEWRAFVVNAREGEFDLT, encoded by the coding sequence GTGGCCGAGACCATCACCACGGGCCAGCCGCTTACGGGCTGGGACAAGCCGGACCTCGACCTCAGCCAGGCGGAGTGGCGGTCGGGCAGCCAAGGAGCGGGCGACGTTCAGATCGCCTTCGTCGAGGGCTTCATCGCGATGAGGAACGGCGGCCGTCCCGAGAGCCCGTCACTGATCTTCACCCCGGCCGAATGGCGTGCCTTCGTAGTCAACGCCCGGGAGGGGGAGTTCGACCTCACCTGA
- a CDS encoding thiolase domain-containing protein: MSVKEPVAVVGVGQTEHVAARHDVSIAGLVREAARRALDDAQLTWADIDAVVIGKAPDFFEGLMMPELYLADALGAVGKPMLRVHTAGSVGGSTALVASNLVAARVHRTVLTLAFEKQSESNAMWGLSLPIPFQQPLLAGAGGFFAPHVRAYMRRSGAPDTVGSLVAYKDRRNALKNPYAHLHEHGITLEKVQSSPMLWDPIRYSETCPSSDGACAMILTDRAGAARSPRPPAWVHGGAMRSEPTLFAGKDFVSPQAGKDCAADVYRQAGIADPRREIDAVEMYVPFSWYEPMWLENLGFAAEGEGWKLTESGATELDGDLPVNPSGGVLSTNPIGASGMIRFAEAALQVRGQAGEHQVDGARKALGHAYGGGSQFFSMWLVGAEPPSN; this comes from the coding sequence ATGTCGGTTAAGGAACCCGTGGCCGTCGTCGGCGTCGGCCAGACCGAGCACGTCGCGGCCCGCCATGACGTGTCCATCGCGGGACTGGTCCGCGAAGCCGCGCGGCGCGCCCTCGACGACGCCCAGCTCACCTGGGCGGACATCGACGCCGTCGTCATCGGCAAGGCCCCGGACTTCTTCGAGGGTCTGATGATGCCGGAGCTGTACCTCGCCGACGCGCTCGGCGCCGTCGGCAAGCCGATGCTCCGGGTCCACACGGCGGGCTCGGTCGGCGGTTCGACCGCGCTCGTCGCCTCCAACCTCGTCGCGGCCCGCGTCCACCGGACCGTGCTGACCCTCGCCTTCGAGAAGCAGTCCGAATCGAACGCGATGTGGGGCCTGTCGCTGCCCATTCCGTTCCAGCAGCCGCTCCTGGCGGGCGCGGGCGGCTTCTTCGCCCCGCACGTGCGCGCCTACATGCGCCGCAGCGGCGCACCCGACACCGTCGGTTCCCTCGTCGCCTACAAGGACCGGCGCAACGCGCTGAAGAACCCCTACGCCCATCTGCACGAGCACGGCATCACCCTGGAGAAGGTGCAGTCCTCGCCGATGCTGTGGGACCCGATCCGCTACTCCGAGACCTGCCCGTCCTCCGACGGTGCCTGCGCGATGATCCTCACCGACCGGGCCGGTGCGGCCCGTTCACCGCGACCGCCGGCCTGGGTGCACGGCGGCGCGATGCGGAGCGAGCCCACGCTCTTCGCCGGGAAGGACTTCGTGTCGCCGCAGGCCGGCAAGGACTGCGCGGCCGACGTCTACCGGCAGGCCGGCATCGCCGATCCGCGCCGTGAGATCGACGCCGTCGAGATGTACGTGCCGTTCTCCTGGTACGAGCCGATGTGGCTGGAGAACCTGGGCTTCGCGGCGGAGGGCGAGGGCTGGAAGCTGACCGAGTCCGGCGCCACGGAACTGGACGGGGATCTGCCCGTCAATCCGTCGGGCGGCGTGCTGTCCACCAACCCCATCGGGGCCTCGGGGATGATCCGCTTCGCCGAGGCGGCGCTCCAGGTGCGCGGGCAGGCGGGCGAGCACCAGGTGGACGGCGCGCGCAAGGCCCTCGGCCACGCCTATGGGGGCGGCTCGCAGTTCTTCTCCATGTGGCTGGTCGGCGCGGAGCCGCCGTCGAACTGA
- a CDS encoding thiolase domain-containing protein, producing MRDVAIVAFSQTDHRRSTEELSEVEMLMPVLHEVLEQTGLRTGDIGFTCSGSSDYLAGRAFSFTMALDGVGAWPPISESHVEMDGAWALYEAWVKLLTGEADTALVYSYGKSSPGPVRDVLTRQLDPYYLAPLWPDSVALAALQAQALIDAGEADEPALAAIAARSRSDAAGNPHAQLRGPRDQGEYLVRPLRTGDCPPIGDGAAGVVLAAGDKARELCERPAWIRGMDHRIEAHSLGVRDLTDSPSTRLAAERAGAFERPVDTAELHAPFTSQEVVLRKALDLDERVRVNPSGGALAANPVMAAGLIRLGEAAAAVHRGESERALAHATSGPCLQQNLVAVLEGEPHVG from the coding sequence ATGCGAGACGTCGCGATCGTCGCCTTCTCCCAGACCGACCACCGGCGCAGCACCGAGGAGCTCTCGGAGGTCGAGATGCTGATGCCGGTGCTGCACGAGGTCCTCGAACAGACCGGGCTGCGGACCGGGGACATCGGATTCACCTGCTCCGGTTCCTCCGACTATCTCGCCGGCCGTGCCTTCTCCTTCACCATGGCGCTCGACGGAGTCGGCGCCTGGCCGCCCATCTCCGAGTCGCATGTCGAGATGGACGGTGCCTGGGCGCTCTACGAGGCGTGGGTGAAGCTCCTCACCGGCGAGGCGGACACCGCGCTCGTCTACTCCTACGGCAAGTCCTCGCCCGGTCCGGTCCGCGATGTGCTGACCCGCCAGCTGGACCCGTACTACCTCGCCCCGCTGTGGCCCGACTCCGTCGCACTCGCCGCCCTCCAGGCCCAGGCGCTGATCGACGCCGGGGAGGCCGACGAGCCGGCCCTGGCCGCGATCGCCGCCCGCAGCCGTAGCGACGCGGCCGGCAATCCGCACGCCCAGCTGCGCGGGCCCCGCGACCAGGGCGAGTACCTCGTACGGCCGCTGCGCACCGGCGACTGCCCGCCCATCGGTGACGGCGCGGCCGGCGTCGTCCTCGCCGCCGGGGACAAGGCCCGCGAGCTGTGCGAACGACCCGCCTGGATCCGCGGCATGGACCACCGCATCGAGGCCCACAGCCTCGGCGTGCGCGATCTCACCGACTCGCCCTCGACCCGGCTCGCGGCCGAACGGGCCGGGGCCTTCGAGCGGCCGGTGGACACCGCCGAGCTGCACGCCCCCTTCACGTCCCAGGAGGTCGTGCTCCGCAAGGCCCTCGACCTCGACGAGAGGGTGAGGGTCAATCCGTCCGGCGGAGCCCTCGCCGCCAACCCCGTCATGGCCGCCGGCCTCATCCGCCTCGGCGAGGCCGCCGCCGCCGTCCACCGCGGTGAGTCCGAGCGGGCCCTCGCCCACGCCACGTCCGGCCCCTGCCTGCAGCAGAACCTGGTCGCCGTCCTCGAAGGAGAGCCGCATGTCGGTTAA
- a CDS encoding Zn-ribbon domain-containing OB-fold protein, which translates to MPSTPAPEVLRAPLVVEFPFTRSLGPVQSAFLTGLRERTVLGVKTSGGRVLVPPVEYDPETAEEIRDLVEVEATGTVTTWAWNPEPRPAQPLTTPFAWVMVRLDGADTALLHALDAPGPDAVRTGMRVRVRWAAERTGAITDIACFEPHDGAAGPDHDGAPHHSGEFADPVTRVVAPARLDYTYTPGRAQARFINALAGQRITGERCPSCRKVYVPPRGACPTCGVATSEQVEVGPRGTVTTYCIVNIKAKNLDIEVPYVYAHIALDGADLALHARIGGIPYDQVRMGLRVEPVWSEGGRHPDHYRPTGEPDADYDTYKELL; encoded by the coding sequence ATGCCGTCCACACCCGCACCGGAGGTGCTCCGCGCACCCCTCGTCGTCGAGTTCCCCTTCACCCGCTCCCTCGGCCCCGTCCAGTCCGCCTTCCTCACCGGACTGCGTGAGCGCACCGTCCTCGGTGTGAAGACCTCCGGTGGCCGGGTCCTCGTCCCGCCCGTCGAGTACGACCCCGAGACCGCGGAGGAGATACGCGACCTCGTCGAGGTCGAGGCTACCGGCACCGTCACCACCTGGGCCTGGAACCCCGAGCCGCGTCCCGCCCAGCCCCTCACCACCCCCTTCGCCTGGGTGATGGTGAGGCTCGACGGCGCCGACACCGCCCTCCTCCACGCCCTCGACGCGCCGGGACCCGACGCCGTACGCACCGGAATGCGCGTCCGGGTCCGCTGGGCCGCCGAGCGCACCGGAGCGATCACCGACATCGCGTGCTTCGAACCGCACGACGGCGCCGCCGGTCCCGACCACGACGGCGCCCCCCATCACAGCGGGGAGTTCGCCGACCCCGTCACCCGCGTCGTCGCCCCGGCCCGCCTCGACTACACCTACACGCCCGGCCGTGCCCAGGCCCGCTTCATCAACGCCCTCGCCGGGCAGCGGATCACCGGGGAGCGCTGCCCGTCCTGCCGCAAGGTGTACGTCCCGCCCCGTGGCGCCTGCCCCACCTGCGGCGTCGCCACCTCCGAGCAGGTCGAGGTCGGTCCGCGCGGCACGGTCACCACGTACTGCATCGTCAACATCAAGGCGAAGAACCTCGACATCGAGGTGCCGTACGTCTACGCGCACATCGCCCTCGACGGCGCCGACCTCGCCCTCCACGCCCGCATCGGCGGAATCCCCTACGACCAGGTGCGCATGGGCCTGCGCGTGGAACCGGTGTGGTCCGAGGGAGGCCGGCACCCGGACCACTACCGGCCCACCGGCGAACCCGACGCGGACTACGACACCTACAAGGAGCTGCTGTAG
- a CDS encoding crotonase/enoyl-CoA hydratase family protein, which produces MAGTEHLTVQREGATLVLTLNRPEAKNALSLPMLVGLHDGWVQADEDDGIRSVVLTGAGGAFCAGMDLKALAGRGMEGEQYRDRLKADPDLHWKAMLRHHRPRKPVIAAVEGYCVAGGTEILQGTDIRVAGESATFGLFEVKRGLFPIGGSTVRLQRQIPRTHALEMLLTGRPYTAAEAERIGLVGHVVPDGTALEKALAIAEQINACGPLAVEAVKASVYETAEMTETEGLAAELKRGWPIFDTSDAKEGARAFAEKRDPVYRRA; this is translated from the coding sequence ATGGCGGGTACGGAACACCTCACCGTGCAGCGCGAGGGCGCCACGCTGGTGCTCACCTTGAACAGGCCCGAGGCGAAGAACGCGCTGTCGCTGCCGATGCTGGTCGGGCTGCACGACGGGTGGGTGCAGGCCGACGAGGACGACGGCATCCGCTCCGTCGTCCTCACCGGAGCCGGCGGCGCGTTCTGTGCGGGCATGGACCTCAAGGCCCTGGCGGGAAGGGGAATGGAGGGCGAGCAGTACCGGGACCGGCTGAAGGCCGACCCCGATCTGCACTGGAAGGCGATGCTGCGGCACCACCGCCCGCGCAAACCCGTCATCGCCGCGGTCGAGGGGTACTGCGTCGCAGGAGGCACCGAGATCCTCCAGGGTACGGACATCCGGGTCGCGGGCGAGAGCGCCACGTTCGGACTGTTCGAGGTCAAGCGCGGCCTCTTCCCGATCGGCGGCTCGACCGTACGGCTCCAGCGTCAGATCCCCCGCACCCACGCCCTCGAGATGCTCCTCACCGGCCGCCCCTACACGGCCGCCGAAGCCGAACGCATCGGGCTCGTCGGCCATGTCGTCCCCGACGGCACCGCGCTGGAGAAGGCCCTCGCCATCGCCGAGCAGATCAACGCGTGCGGTCCGCTCGCGGTGGAAGCGGTGAAGGCGTCCGTGTACGAGACCGCTGAGATGACGGAGACGGAGGGCCTCGCGGCCGAGCTGAAACGCGGCTGGCCGATCTTCGACACGTCCGACGCGAAGGAGGGTGCCCGCGCGTTCGCGGAGAAACGCGATCCCGTGTACCGGCGGGCGTGA
- a CDS encoding acyl-CoA synthetase — protein sequence MEYNLADLFESVVDVVPDREALVYVDHPGTGAERRLTYAELDAAANRIAHHLIDAGLRPGEHLGLHLYNGVEYLQTVLGCLKARVVPVNVNYRYVEEELVYLYRDADLAALVFDAEFTERVAAALPQTEKLRHLVRVGTPEEGTAALDCTEFSDAEAAASPERGFVPRSADDQFIIYTGGTTGMPKGVMWRQEDLFFAGLGGGAPTGEPVKRPEEIAERVAAGGDGITFFPTPPLMHGTSTLTSFIGFNFGQRVVLHRKYVPEEVLRTIERERVTSVSLVGDAMLRPLIDALNGPLKGADLSSMFSVSSSGAIMSETVRDQFRALAPNVMLLDNFGSSESGFNGTATDDSGQDNGFRVRVNGRTQVVDPATFEPVAVGEPGRIAQRGHVPLGYYNDPVKTAETFFRKGDERWVLLGDMATVDEEGVVTVLGRGSQCINTGGEKVYPEEVEQALKAHPDVYDALVAGVPDEKWGNHVAAVVQLRQGAAALDLESVQEHCRARLAGYKIPRQLVIAPAIQRSPSGKADYRWARSVAAADDGGQVSTART from the coding sequence GTGGAGTACAACCTTGCCGACCTGTTCGAGTCGGTCGTCGACGTGGTCCCGGACCGCGAGGCGCTCGTGTACGTCGACCATCCCGGTACGGGCGCGGAGCGCCGGCTGACGTACGCGGAGCTGGACGCCGCCGCGAACCGGATCGCCCACCATCTGATCGACGCCGGGCTGCGGCCGGGCGAGCACCTCGGGCTGCACCTCTACAACGGCGTCGAGTACCTGCAGACGGTCCTCGGCTGTCTCAAGGCGCGCGTCGTCCCGGTCAATGTGAACTACCGCTATGTGGAGGAGGAGCTGGTCTACCTCTACCGCGACGCGGATCTCGCCGCTCTCGTCTTCGACGCCGAGTTCACGGAGCGGGTCGCGGCAGCGCTGCCGCAGACGGAGAAGCTCCGGCACCTCGTGCGGGTGGGAACGCCGGAGGAGGGCACGGCGGCCCTCGACTGCACGGAGTTCAGCGATGCCGAGGCGGCGGCTTCGCCGGAGCGCGGCTTCGTGCCCCGCTCGGCGGACGACCAGTTCATCATCTACACGGGCGGCACCACCGGGATGCCCAAGGGCGTGATGTGGCGCCAGGAGGACCTCTTCTTCGCCGGGCTCGGCGGTGGCGCGCCGACCGGTGAGCCGGTGAAGCGGCCGGAGGAGATCGCCGAGCGGGTCGCGGCCGGCGGCGACGGCATCACCTTCTTCCCCACTCCCCCGCTGATGCACGGGACGTCGACGCTCACCTCGTTCATCGGCTTCAACTTCGGCCAGCGGGTGGTGCTGCACCGCAAGTACGTGCCCGAGGAGGTGCTGCGGACGATCGAGCGGGAGCGGGTGACGTCGGTGTCGCTGGTGGGCGACGCGATGCTGCGGCCGCTGATCGACGCGCTCAACGGGCCGCTGAAGGGCGCGGACCTGTCCTCGATGTTCAGTGTGTCGTCGTCCGGCGCGATCATGTCCGAGACGGTGCGCGACCAGTTCAGGGCGCTGGCGCCGAACGTGATGCTGCTGGACAACTTCGGCTCGTCGGAGTCCGGCTTCAACGGTACGGCGACGGACGACTCGGGGCAGGACAACGGGTTCCGGGTGCGCGTCAACGGCCGTACGCAGGTGGTCGATCCGGCCACGTTCGAGCCGGTCGCCGTCGGGGAGCCGGGCCGTATCGCCCAGCGTGGCCATGTGCCGCTCGGCTACTACAACGACCCGGTGAAGACCGCCGAGACGTTCTTCCGCAAGGGTGACGAGCGGTGGGTGCTGCTCGGCGACATGGCGACGGTCGACGAGGAGGGTGTCGTCACCGTCCTCGGCCGTGGCTCGCAGTGCATCAACACCGGCGGCGAGAAGGTCTATCCGGAGGAGGTCGAGCAGGCGCTCAAGGCCCATCCCGACGTGTACGACGCGCTGGTCGCGGGGGTCCCCGACGAGAAGTGGGGCAACCACGTGGCGGCCGTGGTACAGCTGCGGCAGGGCGCGGCGGCCCTCGATCTGGAGTCCGTGCAGGAGCACTGCCGGGCCCGGCTTGCCGGGTACAAGATCCCCCGGCAGCTGGTCATCGCACCGGCGATCCAGCGCTCGCCCAGCGGCAAGGCGGACTACCGGTGGGCGCGGTCGGTGGCGGCGGCGGACGACGGGGGTCAGGTCAGTACAGCCAGGACCTGA
- a CDS encoding pyridoxal phosphate-dependent aminotransferase: MAEAGSNVTALFRASTAHSPSYAALSRAGGDAQAITDFCIPCNPYFPTPEMFEELGGRLRDILTYYPSSADTITTELCSVLGLNPQTVAMGNGSTELITWIDHLLVRESLAVPVPTFGRWTDQPMETGKRVDMFPLPESAGFALDPASFVDFVRSRGSRTAVICNPNNPDGGLLPRHGVLALLDQLQDLDLVVVDESFLEFADAEADSSVVGEAVLRPNTIVLRSLGKNFGLHGVRFGYLVANPGLAGRVRAALPKWNLNSFAETVVFMLKEHRLEYAHSLRLVQRDRQEMIWQLSRLPGLTVYPSQGNFLYVRLPEGADGAVLRDRLLEEYGVLVRECGNKIGSSSRYLRLVVRPQADVQRLVAGLEETLYATHHGPGRSYGQGQNQNHGQSQGQGQEYDRIPALEPARSPGPMPAYALPYGSGTAAVDRLVRGA; encoded by the coding sequence ATGGCCGAAGCCGGCAGCAACGTCACCGCGCTGTTCCGTGCGTCGACGGCGCACAGCCCCTCGTACGCGGCGCTGAGCCGGGCGGGCGGGGACGCACAGGCGATCACCGACTTCTGCATCCCCTGCAACCCGTACTTCCCGACGCCCGAGATGTTCGAAGAGCTGGGCGGCCGGCTGCGGGACATCCTCACGTACTACCCGAGCAGCGCGGACACCATCACCACCGAGCTGTGTTCCGTCCTCGGGCTCAATCCGCAGACGGTCGCCATGGGGAACGGGTCCACCGAGCTGATCACCTGGATCGATCATCTGCTGGTGCGGGAGTCGCTGGCGGTGCCGGTGCCGACGTTCGGGCGGTGGACGGACCAGCCGATGGAGACGGGCAAGCGGGTCGACATGTTCCCGCTGCCGGAGTCCGCCGGCTTCGCCCTCGATCCGGCGTCGTTCGTGGACTTCGTCCGCTCGAGAGGGTCGCGTACGGCCGTCATCTGCAACCCGAACAACCCGGACGGCGGTCTGCTGCCGCGGCACGGCGTGCTCGCGCTCCTGGACCAGCTCCAGGATCTGGACCTGGTCGTCGTGGACGAGTCGTTCCTGGAGTTCGCTGACGCGGAGGCGGATTCCAGCGTCGTCGGCGAGGCCGTGCTGCGTCCCAACACGATCGTGCTGCGCAGTCTGGGCAAGAACTTCGGGTTGCACGGGGTGCGTTTCGGCTATCTCGTCGCCAATCCGGGACTCGCGGGGCGGGTGCGGGCGGCGTTGCCGAAGTGGAACCTCAACTCCTTCGCCGAGACCGTGGTGTTCATGCTGAAGGAGCACCGGCTGGAGTACGCGCACAGTCTGCGTCTGGTGCAGCGCGACCGGCAGGAGATGATCTGGCAGCTGAGCCGGCTGCCGGGGCTGACGGTGTACCCGTCGCAGGGCAACTTCCTGTACGTACGGCTGCCGGAGGGGGCCGACGGGGCGGTGCTTCGCGACCGGCTGCTGGAGGAGTACGGCGTGCTGGTGCGGGAGTGCGGCAACAAGATCGGCAGCTCCAGCCGGTATCTGCGGCTCGTGGTGCGGCCGCAGGCGGATGTGCAGCGGCTGGTGGCGGGGCTGGAGGAGACGCTGTACGCGACGCACCACGGCCCGGGCCGGAGCTACGGCCAGGGCCAGAACCAGAACCACGGCCAGAGTCAGGGCCAGGGCCAGGAGTACGACCGGATTCCGGCCCTCGAACCGGCCCGGAGTCCCGGGCCCATGCCGGCGTACGCGCTGCCGTACGGGTCCGGAACCGCGGCGGTGGACCGGCTCGTCAGGGGCGCGTGA
- a CDS encoding GNAT family N-acetyltransferase, whose protein sequence is MDHDAVLALYDRQMRRDAPADGPGARVERVGGVVRQTAGDHGWNGVLWSGLDATTADAAITEQVRHFASRGCEFEWKLYGHDRPFDLADRLLAAGLVPEPAETLLVAPTDGVAAESAHGRADGRRDGPELPTGVEFHRVTDAAGVDLLARVHEEAFGTDSSRLRAQLLAQLTAGPDGLVAVVAMAGDVPVSSSRLELPPGRRDFAGLWGGGTVPRWRGRGLYRASVAHRARIAAERGYRYLQVDAMPSSRPILERLGFTALSTTTPYVHRPGAPGPH, encoded by the coding sequence ATGGATCACGATGCGGTGCTGGCCCTGTACGACCGGCAGATGCGGCGGGACGCCCCCGCGGACGGGCCGGGGGCACGGGTCGAGCGCGTGGGTGGCGTGGTGCGGCAGACCGCCGGTGACCACGGCTGGAACGGCGTCCTCTGGTCCGGCCTGGACGCGACGACGGCGGACGCGGCCATCACGGAGCAGGTGCGCCATTTCGCCTCGCGCGGCTGCGAGTTCGAGTGGAAGCTGTACGGGCATGACCGGCCCTTCGATCTCGCGGACCGGCTGCTCGCTGCCGGGCTCGTGCCGGAGCCCGCCGAGACGCTGCTGGTCGCGCCCACGGACGGGGTCGCGGCCGAGTCCGCGCACGGGCGTGCGGACGGCCGCCGGGACGGGCCGGAGCTGCCTACCGGTGTGGAGTTCCACCGGGTCACCGACGCCGCCGGCGTGGATCTCCTCGCCCGGGTCCACGAGGAGGCCTTCGGCACGGACTCCTCCCGGCTGAGGGCACAGCTGCTCGCACAGCTGACCGCCGGCCCGGACGGTCTCGTCGCCGTCGTCGCCATGGCCGGCGACGTGCCGGTGAGTTCGTCCCGACTGGAACTCCCGCCGGGACGACGTGACTTCGCGGGTCTGTGGGGCGGGGGCACGGTGCCGCGGTGGCGCGGCCGCGGCCTGTACCGCGCCTCGGTGGCCCACCGGGCCCGCATCGCGGCGGAACGCGGCTACCGCTACCTCCAGGTGGACGCGATGCCGTCGAGCCGGCCGATCCTGGAGCGCCTCGGCTTCACCGCGCTCAGCACGACGACTCCGTACGTCCACCGGCCGGGAGCACCGGGCCCGCACTGA
- a CDS encoding LysR family transcriptional regulator yields the protein MIDPRRLRILRAVADHRTVTAAAAALYLTPSAVSQQLAALEQESGHTLLIRSGRGVRLTAAGEILLAHAHAVLSQLERAEAELAAYAGGAAGEVTVAAFATGIAEVLAPAIGRLAGEHPGIRVRVRDAEGDESLPMVLDGEADLALAVEYRGAPRENDRRLARVPLYAEPFDAVLHHGHPLAGGSRVELAELADSDWIGQNPGNPCHDVMLLACELAGFQPRLTHTSDDFRAVVALAGAGAGVALVPRSALRGMELKDTVVLPVAGPAATRRVFAAVRRGAEAHPLLSPVLDALAGAAAGLSTD from the coding sequence GTGATCGACCCCCGCAGGCTCCGCATACTGCGTGCCGTGGCGGACCACCGTACGGTGACCGCCGCGGCCGCAGCGCTGTATCTGACCCCCTCCGCCGTCTCCCAGCAGCTCGCCGCCCTGGAGCAGGAGTCCGGCCACACCCTGCTCATCCGCAGCGGCCGCGGCGTACGGCTGACCGCGGCCGGCGAGATCCTCCTCGCCCATGCGCACGCGGTGCTCTCGCAGCTGGAACGGGCCGAGGCGGAGCTCGCCGCCTACGCGGGCGGCGCGGCCGGCGAGGTCACGGTCGCCGCCTTCGCGACCGGTATCGCCGAGGTCCTCGCCCCCGCGATCGGACGCCTGGCCGGCGAGCACCCCGGCATCCGGGTCCGCGTCCGCGACGCCGAGGGCGACGAGAGCCTGCCGATGGTCCTCGACGGCGAGGCCGATCTGGCCCTCGCCGTCGAGTACCGCGGGGCGCCCCGCGAGAACGACCGGCGACTCGCCCGTGTCCCGCTCTACGCGGAACCCTTCGACGCGGTCCTGCACCACGGCCACCCGCTCGCCGGCGGCAGCCGGGTGGAGCTCGCCGAACTGGCCGACAGCGACTGGATCGGCCAGAACCCCGGCAACCCCTGCCACGACGTCATGCTGCTGGCCTGCGAACTCGCGGGCTTCCAGCCCCGGCTGACCCACACCTCCGACGACTTCCGCGCCGTGGTGGCCCTCGCCGGTGCGGGCGCCGGAGTGGCCCTCGTCCCGCGCTCGGCGCTGCGCGGCATGGAGCTGAAGGACACCGTCGTCCTCCCCGTCGCGGGGCCGGCCGCCACCCGGCGCGTCTTCGCGGCGGTCCGCCGCGGCGCGGAGGCCCATCCGCTCCTCAGCCCGGTCCTCGACGCCCTGGCGGGGGCGGCGGCGGGACTGTCCACGGACTGA
- a CDS encoding glycine C-acetyltransferase — MYASVRDDLRATLDEIRAAGLHKPERVIGTPQSASVAVTSGGAAGDVLNFCANNYLGLADHPDVVAAGKEALDRWGYGMASVRFICGTQEVHKELERRLSAFLGQEDTILYSSCFDANGGVFETLLGPEDAVISDSLNHASIIDGIRLSKAARFRYANRDMAELETRLKEATEGGARRKLIVTDGVFSMDGYVAPLREICDLADRYDAMVMVDDSHAVGFVGPGGRGTPELHGVMDRVDIITGTLGKALGGASGGYVAARAEIVELLRQRSRPYLFSNSLAPVIAAASLTVLDLLESAGDLREKLAANTALFRTKMTEAGFEILPGDHAIAPVMIGDAAEAGRMAELLLERGVYVIGFSYPVVPMGKARIRVQLSAAHSREDVERAVAAFVDARATMAG; from the coding sequence ATGTACGCGTCCGTCCGCGACGACCTCCGCGCCACCCTCGACGAGATCCGCGCCGCCGGCCTGCACAAGCCCGAGCGCGTCATCGGCACCCCCCAGTCGGCCTCCGTGGCCGTCACCTCCGGCGGTGCGGCCGGTGACGTGCTGAACTTCTGCGCCAACAACTACCTCGGCCTCGCCGACCACCCCGACGTCGTCGCCGCGGGCAAGGAGGCCCTGGACCGCTGGGGCTACGGCATGGCCTCCGTCCGCTTCATCTGCGGCACCCAGGAGGTCCACAAGGAGCTGGAGCGTCGCCTCTCCGCGTTCCTCGGCCAGGAGGACACGATCCTCTACTCCTCCTGCTTCGACGCCAACGGCGGAGTCTTCGAGACCCTCCTCGGACCCGAGGACGCCGTCATCTCCGATTCCCTCAACCACGCCAGCATCATCGACGGCATCCGCCTCTCCAAGGCGGCCCGCTTCCGCTACGCCAACCGGGACATGGCCGAGCTGGAGACCAGGCTCAAGGAGGCCACCGAGGGCGGCGCCCGGCGCAAGCTCATCGTCACCGACGGCGTCTTCTCCATGGACGGCTACGTGGCGCCCCTGCGCGAGATCTGCGACCTCGCCGACCGCTACGACGCCATGGTCATGGTCGACGACTCGCACGCCGTCGGCTTCGTCGGCCCCGGCGGCCGCGGCACCCCCGAGCTGCACGGCGTCATGGACCGCGTCGACATCATCACCGGCACCCTCGGCAAGGCCCTCGGCGGCGCCTCCGGCGGCTACGTCGCCGCCCGCGCCGAGATCGTGGAGCTGCTGCGCCAGCGGTCCCGCCCGTACCTGTTCTCGAACTCCCTCGCCCCGGTCATCGCCGCCGCCTCCCTCACGGTCCTCGACCTGCTGGAGTCCGCCGGTGACCTGCGGGAGAAGCTCGCCGCGAACACCGCCCTCTTCCGCACGAAGATGACCGAGGCGGGCTTCGAGATCCTGCCCGGCGACCACGCGATCGCGCCCGTCATGATCGGCGACGCGGCCGAGGCGGGCCGGATGGCCGAGCTGCTGCTGGAGCGGGGCGTGTACGTGATCGGCTTCTCGTACCCGGTCGTCCCGATGGGGAAGGCCCGCATCCGCGTCCAGCTCTCCGCCGCGCACTCCCGCGAGGACGTGGAGCGGGCGGTGGCGGCGTTCGTCGACGCCCGGGCGACAATGGCCGGGTGA